A section of the Streptomyces sp. NBC_01591 genome encodes:
- a CDS encoding NADPH-dependent F420 reductase, which produces MRIGLLGTGNVARALAQGWSDAGHDVLLGSRRPEERTDLGLPVAGLSETAAHAEVLVNATPGAVSVELLHSIGAPALAGTLLIDVGVGLSDDFTELSHPNSSLGEQIQEAFPLTPVVKTLCTMDSTVMTAPDGLDGPSTVFLSGDDAEAKRTTGRLLNDLGWSPSSQLDIGGISTARGQEHFALLFMGIAGGLGAHTFNINVVTRPSAQGLPSM; this is translated from the coding sequence ATGCGTATAGGACTACTTGGCACCGGAAACGTCGCCCGAGCACTGGCTCAAGGCTGGAGCGACGCAGGACACGATGTGCTCCTCGGTTCACGTCGGCCTGAGGAGCGGACAGACCTTGGTCTCCCCGTGGCGGGCCTGAGCGAGACAGCTGCCCACGCAGAGGTACTGGTCAATGCCACCCCGGGGGCCGTCTCCGTGGAACTGCTGCACTCCATCGGGGCACCAGCGTTGGCCGGCACCCTGCTGATCGATGTCGGGGTCGGCCTCTCCGACGACTTCACCGAGCTCTCGCACCCCAACAGCAGCCTGGGTGAACAGATCCAGGAAGCCTTCCCCCTGACCCCCGTCGTCAAGACGCTGTGCACCATGGACTCCACCGTGATGACCGCCCCGGACGGTCTCGATGGCCCGAGCACCGTCTTCCTCTCCGGCGACGATGCCGAAGCCAAACGGACCACCGGCCGCCTGCTCAACGACCTTGGCTGGTCCCCGTCGTCCCAGCTGGACATCGGCGGCATCAGCACCGCACGCGGACAGGAGCACTTCGCCCTGCTCTTCATGGGCATCGCGGGCGGCCTGGGTGCCCACACGTTCAACATCAATGTGGTCACCCGCCCCTCTGCCCAGGGTCTGCCATCCATGTGA
- a CDS encoding alpha/beta hydrolase, whose translation MTTISAAVRRASSVGLALTACFTALPGTSATAADRDGGAVTAGAGLDRYYHQRLDWRSCVVGPDDATGHDLEKAGARCADVTVPLDYADPRGRTLTVAISRLAATDTRHRIGSLLFNPGGPGGPGLGYSPLIRQVLKETGARYDVIGFDPRFVGRSTPLNCGWPVGSSVLSAGRSRASFERQVALQKGLADRCRATNASVLPYVTTRNTARDMDVIRGALGERRVSYLGWSYGTYLGTAYTQMFPRRYDRVVLDGALDPRRYNPRLMRGVERENEQALADWATWAGQRHSVYGLGRTRGQVLATINRVVATSARHPLTVGTGADTFRLDDTQVPFVIFSGTADDTDEARAAAGDQISVLARAATGQPTQLSRQFAVMLRGALTDEGSRNGSVQSAILCGDVSVPRDPESYWRDIERSRAEHALFGPLTNNIGPCAFWDRPREKPTRVRHDTPALIVAATGDPRTPYTGSVALHSLLPSSKLLTLKGANRHALYGQYGNACVDNEVNRYLATGKLPAQDRTCVKRSH comes from the coding sequence GTGACCACCATCAGCGCAGCGGTGCGCCGCGCCTCGTCCGTGGGCCTCGCCCTCACCGCGTGCTTCACCGCGCTGCCCGGCACGTCGGCGACAGCCGCGGACCGCGACGGCGGAGCGGTGACGGCCGGGGCCGGCCTCGACCGCTACTACCACCAGCGCCTCGACTGGCGCAGTTGCGTCGTGGGCCCGGACGATGCCACGGGCCATGACCTGGAGAAGGCCGGCGCACGCTGCGCCGACGTGACTGTCCCACTCGACTACGCCGATCCCCGTGGACGTACCCTCACGGTCGCGATATCCCGACTCGCTGCCACCGACACCCGTCACCGGATCGGCTCACTGCTGTTCAACCCCGGAGGGCCGGGCGGGCCCGGCCTCGGCTACTCCCCGCTCATTCGCCAGGTGTTGAAGGAGACCGGCGCACGCTACGACGTCATCGGCTTCGACCCGCGTTTCGTCGGCCGCAGCACCCCGCTCAACTGCGGCTGGCCCGTCGGTTCCTCCGTGCTCTCGGCCGGTCGAAGCCGGGCGAGCTTCGAGCGCCAGGTCGCCCTGCAGAAGGGCCTGGCCGACAGGTGCCGGGCCACCAACGCGTCCGTGCTGCCGTACGTCACCACCCGCAATACGGCCCGCGACATGGACGTCATCCGGGGCGCGCTCGGCGAGCGCAGGGTCTCCTACCTGGGCTGGTCCTACGGCACCTACCTGGGCACGGCCTACACCCAGATGTTCCCCCGCCGCTACGACCGGGTGGTCCTCGACGGGGCACTGGATCCACGCCGCTACAACCCTCGGCTGATGCGCGGCGTGGAGCGCGAGAACGAGCAGGCCCTCGCCGACTGGGCCACCTGGGCAGGGCAGCGCCACAGCGTCTACGGCCTCGGCCGCACGCGCGGACAGGTGCTCGCCACGATCAACCGCGTCGTCGCAACGTCTGCGCGCCACCCGCTGACTGTCGGCACCGGCGCGGACACGTTCCGGCTCGACGACACCCAGGTGCCCTTCGTGATCTTCTCCGGGACCGCGGACGACACCGATGAGGCACGAGCGGCGGCCGGGGATCAGATCTCCGTGCTCGCCAGGGCCGCAACGGGTCAACCTACCCAGCTGTCACGGCAGTTCGCCGTAATGTTGCGGGGCGCACTCACCGACGAGGGGTCACGCAACGGCAGTGTGCAGTCCGCGATCCTCTGCGGCGATGTCTCCGTGCCGCGCGACCCCGAGAGCTATTGGCGGGACATTGAACGCAGCCGGGCCGAGCATGCGCTGTTCGGCCCCCTCACCAACAACATAGGGCCGTGCGCCTTCTGGGACCGGCCCCGCGAGAAGCCCACCCGGGTGCGTCACGACACCCCGGCACTGATCGTGGCCGCCACCGGCGACCCGCGCACCCCCTACACGGGCAGCGTGGCACTGCACAGCCTGCTGCCGAGCTCCAAGCTGCTCACCCTCAAGGGCGCCAACCGGCACGCGCTCTACGGCCAGTACGGCAACGCCTGCGTGGACAACGAGGTCAACCGGTACCTGGCCACCGGAAAGCTGCCCGCGCAGGACCGGACCTGCGTGAAGCGGAGCCACTGA
- the amcB gene encoding cyclophane-forming radical SAM peptide maturase AmcB, which translates to MAMTLSSVTARQVDPGDAGAMQTGRVRLARSASAVLMQPTTLCNLDCSYCYLPDRKVARRMSVEVAEAVATGVREWSRQHPVTVAWHGGEPLAVDPAYFRSLVAPFGPDETHSVTHKVTTNATRINDAWCEVFSQVPVQVTVSIDGPGEANASRMDWAGHPSTTQAMRGIDSLRRAGIGFNIIAVVSDLSAGAAGRLYRFACELDCESLAVNLAEKKGVYAGGQLPQTGAIAFWQELAASRQADPRIRIRDLDHVYTYIREELSGAAAQRADRPIMPLPLVTWDGHYLPVGAELAGFRSPHHGPFTAGNVLDTPLSDLAARAEQVPWVAEALAGIANCRTQCEYFAYCRGGQVANKYFETGRLDTTETAYCRTSKINLLEGILRHAEHART; encoded by the coding sequence ATGGCCATGACACTTTCGAGCGTGACAGCTCGTCAGGTGGATCCTGGTGACGCGGGGGCCATGCAGACGGGTCGGGTCAGGCTGGCGAGGTCGGCGTCGGCCGTGCTGATGCAGCCGACGACTCTTTGCAATCTCGATTGCTCCTACTGCTACCTGCCCGACCGGAAGGTGGCGCGGCGTATGAGTGTGGAGGTCGCCGAGGCCGTGGCAACCGGCGTCCGGGAGTGGTCCAGGCAGCATCCGGTGACCGTCGCGTGGCACGGCGGAGAACCGCTGGCGGTGGACCCGGCCTACTTCCGTTCCCTGGTGGCGCCCTTCGGGCCGGATGAGACGCATTCGGTGACTCATAAGGTGACGACGAACGCCACCCGTATCAATGACGCGTGGTGCGAAGTCTTTTCGCAGGTACCCGTCCAAGTGACGGTGAGCATCGATGGCCCTGGTGAAGCGAACGCCTCGCGGATGGACTGGGCGGGACACCCGAGCACGACGCAGGCCATGCGTGGAATCGATTCGCTGCGACGCGCTGGTATTGGCTTCAATATCATCGCGGTGGTGTCAGACCTGTCTGCCGGAGCGGCCGGTCGCCTGTACCGTTTCGCCTGCGAGCTGGACTGCGAAAGCCTGGCCGTGAACCTGGCCGAGAAGAAAGGCGTATACGCAGGCGGGCAGTTGCCGCAGACCGGGGCCATCGCCTTCTGGCAGGAATTGGCCGCCAGCCGGCAGGCCGACCCTCGTATCCGGATCAGGGATCTCGACCACGTCTACACCTACATCCGCGAGGAGCTCTCCGGAGCCGCGGCACAGCGTGCCGATCGTCCGATCATGCCCCTGCCCCTGGTGACCTGGGACGGCCACTACCTTCCCGTCGGCGCGGAACTTGCCGGGTTCCGTTCACCCCACCATGGCCCGTTCACCGCCGGCAACGTCCTGGACACCCCACTTTCCGACCTCGCAGCCCGCGCGGAGCAGGTGCCGTGGGTCGCGGAAGCCCTGGCCGGCATCGCCAACTGCCGTACGCAGTGCGAGTACTTCGCCTACTGCCGCGGCGGGCAGGTAGCCAACAAGTACTTCGAGACCGGCCGCCTGGACACCACCGAGACCGCATACTGCCGCACCAGCAAGATCAACCTATTGGAAGGAATCCTGCGCCATGCCGAACATGCCCGCACGTGA
- a CDS encoding isochorismatase family protein has protein sequence MRRALIIVDVQKDFCEGGSIPVKGGAGRAAAIAELVRRPDEQYAFVVATRDHHIDPGAHFSENPDFRDSFPVHCVVGSEGGEFHPDFAPAVDSGHVDEVVFKGAHSASKSGFEGFTQDGTTLSDWLKARGVTDLDIVGIATDHCVKATALDGVRAGLRVRVLLDYTAGVSADTTRAALDELRLAGVVLSGEPVVVA, from the coding sequence ATGCGTCGTGCACTCATCATCGTCGATGTGCAGAAGGACTTCTGCGAGGGCGGGAGCATTCCGGTGAAGGGCGGTGCGGGGCGGGCCGCCGCCATCGCCGAGCTGGTCAGGCGTCCCGACGAGCAGTACGCCTTCGTCGTCGCCACCCGTGACCACCACATCGACCCGGGCGCCCACTTCTCCGAGAACCCCGACTTCCGGGACTCGTTCCCCGTGCATTGCGTCGTCGGCAGCGAGGGAGGCGAGTTCCATCCGGACTTCGCGCCCGCCGTGGACTCCGGGCACGTCGACGAGGTCGTCTTCAAGGGCGCGCACTCCGCCTCGAAGAGCGGTTTCGAGGGCTTCACTCAGGACGGTACGACGTTGTCCGACTGGCTGAAGGCCCGCGGCGTCACCGATCTCGACATCGTCGGCATCGCGACCGATCACTGTGTGAAGGCGACCGCACTGGACGGAGTGCGCGCGGGCCTCAGGGTGCGGGTCCTGCTCGACTACACCGCCGGCGTCTCCGCCGACACCACGCGCGCCGCACTCGACGAGCTGCGCCTGGCCGGTGTCGTACTGAGCGGTGAACCTGTCGTCGTTGCCTGA
- a CDS encoding MFS transporter: MIVGGPTMALATLRLPQRQTLVLALAVFALGHVVAALSSSFTVVLVARVVTALATGAFWAVGFVIATAAAGPGNSTRAVGVMMGGLTLANVVGVPIGSLAGQPTGWRGPFWALAVLSGLAAAFVGRFVPTIERRAEVSVRAEVRALRQGRLWLALGAAMLITGGVLATYTYSTPLLTGRAGIAEGAVPLVLIAFGVGALGGNTIGGRLGDRRPMATTITAAAATALTLLLLIPLSDSPVAAMALIFLMALTGFTVNPVVTSLAVRFAGDAPTLTSALTTSAYGAGIAGRALDSSLGLTGPALVGTVSAALTLLPLIALSLRGTHHPTLIVAQRAATATLLPIVALDARTPPCSEREPD; the protein is encoded by the coding sequence ATGATCGTCGGTGGGCCGACCATGGCCCTGGCCACCCTGCGCCTGCCCCAGCGGCAGACCTTGGTCCTGGCCCTGGCCGTCTTCGCCCTCGGACACGTCGTCGCTGCCCTCAGCTCTTCCTTCACGGTCGTCCTCGTAGCCCGTGTCGTCACCGCCCTGGCCACCGGGGCGTTCTGGGCCGTCGGATTCGTCATCGCCACCGCCGCAGCGGGCCCCGGCAACTCCACCCGGGCCGTCGGCGTCATGATGGGCGGCCTGACCCTGGCCAACGTCGTCGGCGTGCCGATCGGCTCCCTCGCCGGACAGCCCACCGGCTGGCGCGGCCCCTTCTGGGCCCTGGCCGTCCTCTCCGGCCTCGCCGCCGCATTCGTCGGCCGCTTCGTCCCCACCATCGAGCGGCGCGCAGAGGTGTCGGTGCGGGCCGAAGTCCGGGCCCTGCGGCAGGGCCGACTGTGGCTGGCACTCGGCGCCGCGATGCTGATCACGGGCGGTGTCCTGGCGACGTACACCTACAGCACCCCGCTCCTGACCGGCCGCGCCGGCATCGCGGAAGGCGCCGTCCCACTGGTCCTGATCGCCTTCGGCGTCGGCGCTCTGGGCGGCAACACCATCGGCGGCCGCCTGGGGGACCGCCGTCCGATGGCCACAACCATCACCGCCGCGGCAGCCACCGCTCTGACCCTGCTCCTGCTGATCCCACTGTCGGACAGCCCGGTGGCGGCCATGGCTCTGATCTTCCTCATGGCCCTGACCGGATTCACCGTGAACCCGGTCGTCACCTCCCTTGCCGTCCGCTTCGCCGGCGACGCCCCGACGCTCACCTCGGCCCTGACCACCTCCGCCTACGGCGCCGGCATCGCCGGGCGGGCCCTGGACTCCTCCCTCGGCCTGACCGGCCCCGCCTTGGTTGGCACGGTCTCCGCCGCCCTCACTCTGCTTCCGCTCATCGCACTGTCCCTGAGAGGCACCCACCACCCGACCCTGATCGTGGCGCAGCGCGCCGCCACCGCCACACTGCTACCGATCGTTGCTCTCGATGCCCGCACCCCACCGTGTTCGGAGCGTGAGCCAGACTGA
- a CDS encoding class I SAM-dependent methyltransferase: MLFQLLGAIAAACARGRTCDQKPDGATLVLQALAAVIGRPGRAKTPSENAKWGAKRKGQVKRPSTDDSDRVRMLGMSGRALSFGMMAEAYERFRPGYPVELFDMVMAYAGQPARRALEIGAGTGKATRLFAQRQVMVTATDPDRAMLAELRKHVPASVRTVQAAFEDLQPGERYGLVYAAAALHWTNPEGRWSRMAALLEPGGVFASFGGPIQLADPAVEEAVRAARAPFLESDEIPSPDGTPPEHEMQWPGTELQRSEWFTGVQQDVVERRLTISATEYVGQLSTISAYLVLPTSEREQVFGQIMQVLPETVEIAADITVHLARRRNAQ, encoded by the coding sequence ATGCTCTTCCAGCTCCTGGGCGCCATCGCCGCCGCCTGCGCCCGGGGCCGCACCTGCGACCAGAAACCCGATGGAGCGACGTTGGTGCTTCAGGCTTTGGCCGCCGTGATCGGACGGCCGGGTCGCGCGAAAACGCCAAGTGAGAACGCCAAGTGGGGGGCCAAGCGAAAAGGCCAGGTGAAAAGACCAAGTACTGACGACTCAGATCGTGTCAGGATGCTCGGCATGTCTGGTCGTGCACTGAGCTTCGGAATGATGGCAGAAGCATACGAACGGTTCCGGCCGGGGTATCCCGTGGAGCTTTTCGACATGGTGATGGCGTACGCGGGTCAGCCGGCTCGGCGTGCCCTCGAGATTGGCGCCGGGACAGGCAAAGCAACCCGCCTGTTCGCTCAACGGCAGGTCATGGTCACCGCGACCGATCCTGACAGGGCCATGCTCGCCGAGTTGCGCAAGCACGTGCCGGCAAGCGTCAGGACAGTGCAGGCCGCGTTCGAGGACTTGCAACCGGGCGAGAGGTACGGGCTGGTCTATGCGGCAGCAGCGCTGCATTGGACTAACCCGGAGGGTCGGTGGTCACGCATGGCCGCGCTGCTGGAGCCGGGTGGCGTGTTCGCCTCGTTCGGCGGGCCGATCCAGCTGGCCGACCCGGCTGTGGAGGAAGCTGTTCGCGCGGCACGAGCACCGTTCCTGGAGAGCGACGAGATTCCGTCCCCGGACGGGACACCTCCGGAGCATGAGATGCAGTGGCCGGGTACGGAACTCCAACGGTCTGAATGGTTCACCGGTGTTCAACAGGACGTGGTCGAACGGCGCTTGACGATCAGCGCAACCGAATACGTCGGCCAACTCTCGACCATCTCGGCCTATCTCGTATTGCCGACCTCGGAGCGGGAGCAGGTATTTGGCCAGATCATGCAGGTTCTGCCTGAGACGGTTGAGATTGCCGCCGACATCACCGTCCACCTCGCGCGTCGGCGCAACGCGCAGTAG
- a CDS encoding RNA polymerase sigma factor yields the protein MSADRATVEGLLRALAPQALGALVRRYGQFDLSEDAVQEALLAAATRWPTEGVPDNPHGWLTTVAGRRLVDQIRSEQARRRREDAVAAREPDPTSPGPGEDTPADRDDTLTLLFLCCHPALSPASQVALTLRAVGGLTTVEIARAYFVPEPTMAARISRAKQRIKAAGSEFTMPVGQDRAERLRVVLHVLYVIFNEGYTASSGDRLRRDDLAAEAIRLTRLLHRLLPDDGAVAGLLALMLLTDARRAARTGPHGELIPLDEQDRSRWDRGRIAEGVALVTDAMTRSTLGPYQLQAAIAALHDEAPSTGETDWRQINTLYKILERLSPNPMASLNRAVAVAMIDGPQTGLALLDELAADDRINDHHRLHAVRAHLLELAGDHPAARKYYHRAAHGTTSLAERRYLETRAARLVPRPATG from the coding sequence GTGAGCGCCGACCGCGCCACCGTCGAGGGCCTGCTGCGCGCGCTCGCGCCGCAGGCCCTCGGCGCGCTGGTGCGCCGGTACGGGCAGTTCGACCTGAGCGAGGACGCCGTGCAGGAGGCACTGCTCGCCGCGGCGACACGCTGGCCGACCGAGGGCGTCCCGGACAACCCGCACGGATGGCTGACCACGGTCGCCGGCCGCCGCCTGGTCGACCAGATCCGCAGCGAGCAGGCCCGGCGCCGGCGCGAGGACGCGGTGGCCGCCCGGGAGCCGGATCCGACGTCGCCCGGCCCCGGCGAGGACACCCCGGCCGACCGGGACGACACGCTCACCCTGCTGTTCCTGTGCTGCCACCCGGCGCTGAGCCCGGCCTCGCAGGTCGCGCTGACGTTGCGCGCGGTCGGCGGCCTGACCACCGTGGAGATCGCCCGCGCCTACTTCGTACCGGAACCGACCATGGCGGCCCGGATCAGCCGGGCCAAGCAGCGGATCAAGGCCGCGGGCAGCGAGTTCACCATGCCGGTCGGGCAGGACCGGGCGGAACGCCTGCGGGTCGTGCTGCACGTGCTGTACGTGATCTTCAACGAGGGTTACACCGCCAGCTCCGGCGACCGGCTGCGCCGCGACGACCTGGCTGCCGAGGCGATCCGGCTGACCCGCTTGCTGCACCGGCTGCTGCCGGACGACGGCGCGGTGGCCGGCCTGCTGGCCCTGATGCTGCTCACCGACGCCCGCCGGGCCGCCCGCACCGGCCCACACGGCGAGCTGATTCCGCTCGACGAGCAGGACCGCTCGCGCTGGGACCGCGGTCGCATCGCCGAGGGCGTCGCGCTGGTCACCGACGCGATGACCCGATCGACGCTCGGCCCCTACCAGTTGCAGGCCGCCATCGCCGCGCTGCACGACGAGGCGCCCAGCACCGGCGAGACCGACTGGCGCCAGATCAACACGCTGTACAAGATCCTGGAGCGGCTCTCGCCGAACCCGATGGCCAGCCTGAACCGGGCGGTGGCGGTCGCCATGATCGACGGACCGCAGACCGGCCTGGCCCTGCTGGACGAGCTGGCCGCGGATGACCGGATCAACGACCACCACCGGCTGCACGCGGTCCGCGCACACCTGCTGGAGCTGGCCGGCGACCACCCGGCGGCCCGGAAGTACTACCACCGCGCCGCCCACGGCACCACCAGCCTGGCCGAGCGCCGCTACCTGGAAACCCGGGCCGCCCGACTGGTACCACGTCCCGCCACCGGCTGA
- a CDS encoding YciI family protein — protein sequence MKFLLIMHINPAIMEELTEAERQEIMDGHGTFMKTIRESGEMIGTEALADPSQSSVVRVRDGVPVVTDGPYLEAKEFLGGYYLVDVENRDRALELAAMIPDARFNGLGIEVRQVIFSGGPTA from the coding sequence ATGAAGTTCCTGCTGATCATGCACATCAACCCGGCCATCATGGAGGAACTGACGGAGGCCGAGCGCCAGGAGATCATGGACGGCCACGGCACATTCATGAAGACGATCCGCGAGTCCGGCGAGATGATCGGCACCGAGGCACTGGCCGACCCGTCACAGAGCTCGGTGGTCCGCGTCCGCGACGGTGTGCCGGTCGTCACCGACGGCCCCTACCTGGAGGCCAAGGAGTTCCTCGGCGGCTACTACCTGGTCGACGTCGAGAACAGGGACCGCGCGCTGGAGCTGGCCGCGATGATCCCGGACGCCCGGTTCAACGGCCTGGGCATCGAGGTCCGCCAGGTGATCTTCTCCGGCGGCCCGACCGCGTGA
- a CDS encoding carboxymuconolactone decarboxylase family protein, which produces MDARLNYFGNALGAKVLKHINSANKVVSDSTLPHTTQELVKIRASQINGCGFCADMHTKDATHAGETAQRLNLVAAWREATVFTDAERAALELAEQGSRIADAAGGVTDEAWANAAKHFDEDQLAALLSLIAVINAYNRINVINQQPAGGYQPGQFG; this is translated from the coding sequence ATGGATGCGCGTCTCAACTACTTCGGTAATGCGCTCGGGGCCAAGGTTCTGAAGCACATCAATTCGGCCAACAAGGTGGTCTCGGACTCAACGCTGCCGCACACGACACAGGAGCTGGTGAAGATCCGCGCAAGCCAGATCAACGGCTGCGGCTTCTGCGCCGACATGCACACCAAGGACGCCACCCACGCGGGCGAGACCGCCCAGCGCCTCAATCTGGTGGCAGCCTGGCGGGAGGCCACGGTCTTCACCGACGCCGAACGTGCCGCACTGGAGCTGGCGGAGCAGGGCAGCCGCATCGCCGACGCCGCCGGCGGGGTCACCGACGAAGCCTGGGCGAACGCCGCCAAGCACTTCGACGAGGACCAGCTGGCCGCGCTGCTCTCCCTCATCGCCGTCATCAACGCCTACAACCGCATCAACGTCATCAACCAGCAGCCCGCTGGGGGCTATCAGCCCGGCCAGTTCGGCTGA
- a CDS encoding SDR family NAD(P)-dependent oxidoreductase, whose protein sequence is MPSSAPLHFSDRVAIVTGAGSGIGRATAIALAASGAHVLGVGRRQEALEETARAHANIEVLSTDVCEEGAADRTSSSRTTPAYSVIMLRMARCSARTFSGPSAASSLSHRPWTFRGLP, encoded by the coding sequence ATGCCCAGCTCAGCACCGCTGCACTTCTCGGACCGCGTCGCCATCGTCACGGGCGCAGGATCGGGCATCGGCCGGGCCACAGCCATCGCCCTGGCGGCATCGGGGGCGCACGTTCTCGGCGTGGGACGGCGGCAGGAGGCGCTGGAGGAAACCGCTCGCGCACACGCCAACATCGAAGTCCTGTCGACCGACGTGTGCGAGGAGGGCGCCGCCGACAGGACTTCCTCGTCGCGTACGACACCGGCGTACTCGGTCATCATGTTGCGGATGGCGCGCTGCAGCGCGCGTACGTTCTCCGGCCCGTCCGCGGCGAGCAGCTTGTCGCACCGCCCTTGGACGTTCCGCGGCCTTCCTTGA
- a CDS encoding SDR family oxidoreductase, whose protein sequence is MKVVVIGGTGLIGSKLVAKLSEHGHRAVPAAPNTGVNTLTGEGLAEVLEGAQVVVDVSNSPSFEDDAVMKFFRTSTTNLLEAEAEAGVTHHVALSVVGTERLQESGYFRAKQAQEELIKASGIPFSIVHATQFFEFMKGIAAEATDGDTVRLAPVKIRPIYSDDVAAAVGRTAVGTPVNGVVEAAGPDTFQLDELIRKGLAAKNDPRTVVTDPHATYFGAELQEATLLPGDDAHIAGTRFSDWLAQQA, encoded by the coding sequence ATGAAGGTCGTAGTCATTGGCGGTACCGGACTCATCGGCTCGAAGCTGGTCGCCAAGCTCAGCGAGCACGGCCACCGGGCAGTGCCGGCCGCGCCCAACACCGGCGTCAACACGCTGACCGGTGAGGGCCTCGCCGAAGTCCTCGAGGGCGCCCAGGTCGTGGTCGACGTGTCCAACTCCCCCTCGTTCGAGGACGACGCCGTCATGAAGTTCTTCCGTACCTCGACCACCAACCTCCTCGAGGCCGAGGCCGAGGCCGGCGTGACCCACCACGTCGCCCTGTCGGTGGTCGGCACCGAGCGCCTTCAGGAGAGCGGGTACTTCCGTGCGAAGCAGGCGCAGGAGGAGCTGATCAAGGCGTCCGGGATTCCGTTCTCCATCGTCCACGCCACGCAGTTCTTCGAGTTCATGAAGGGCATCGCCGCCGAAGCGACCGACGGCGACACCGTACGTCTGGCCCCTGTCAAGATCCGGCCCATCTACTCCGACGACGTGGCCGCCGCCGTGGGGCGCACGGCTGTCGGCACGCCCGTCAACGGCGTGGTGGAGGCGGCTGGCCCTGACACGTTCCAGCTGGACGAGCTCATCCGCAAAGGCCTCGCCGCGAAGAACGACCCGCGCACCGTGGTGACCGATCCGCACGCCACATACTTCGGTGCCGAACTGCAGGAGGCCACGCTCCTGCCCGGTGACGACGCGCACATTGCCGGGACCCGCTTCAGCGACTGGCTCGCCCAGCAGGCGTGA